A region from the Paenibacillus humicola genome encodes:
- a CDS encoding helix-turn-helix domain-containing protein — MQTSKIVQKAIDYVEERLHEPLTLEQIAEAASMSVPNLYRLFYAITGHPVKEYLRQRRTSEAACLLRETDLPAVDIGFRCGFEAYSTFLKTFKRYTGLTPGVYRRSESIFSFEPMNLEERVFFAEDREIAERFPDMRVMRLEAARGVGYLYRSDHEEGMEERAFKQFRKLLSGIGIDNGRLRLFGWNVDLEGTGRPFGYHLAAFGEIGSALVLEHPELHPVERQGGLYAMSRIPAGSGESVAAAWDRMLSKWLPRSAFKLGEHGYMEEYFLYGDRVVRMKLYLPVSRSAIQEKIEFVERPAVSVIRFRAEGAGCAEKADAAAMTWLARDVNGSCNSLDVFMSCGTGSWTEDHKYELYISLPENKVPAGNDATLLSQLEGGLYARMISGAYGSMTGVLERIYRFLNASSEYRPDTARTWYTRYVPARDTVQPVQSNTSFERSVIAECYVPVRMKS, encoded by the coding sequence ATGCAGACATCCAAAATCGTCCAGAAAGCGATCGATTATGTGGAAGAACGGCTGCACGAGCCGCTCACGCTTGAACAAATCGCCGAAGCGGCTTCGATGTCGGTGCCGAATTTGTACCGGTTGTTCTATGCCATAACGGGCCATCCCGTTAAAGAGTACCTGCGTCAGCGACGGACTAGCGAGGCGGCCTGTCTGCTGCGCGAAACCGATCTTCCTGCGGTTGACATCGGATTCCGGTGTGGGTTCGAGGCGTACTCGACTTTTTTGAAAACGTTCAAACGGTATACGGGTCTGACCCCGGGGGTTTACCGGCGTTCCGAATCGATCTTCAGCTTCGAACCGATGAATCTTGAAGAACGCGTCTTCTTTGCGGAGGACCGCGAGATCGCCGAACGATTCCCGGATATGCGGGTCATGAGGCTCGAAGCCGCCCGGGGAGTCGGTTATTTATATCGCTCCGATCATGAGGAGGGAATGGAAGAAAGGGCCTTTAAGCAGTTCAGGAAGCTTCTCTCGGGGATCGGCATCGATAACGGAAGGCTTCGGCTGTTCGGCTGGAATGTGGATCTTGAAGGAACCGGGCGGCCGTTTGGCTATCATTTGGCCGCTTTCGGCGAAATCGGTTCCGCACTTGTCTTGGAGCATCCAGAGCTGCACCCGGTTGAACGGCAGGGAGGTCTCTATGCCATGAGCCGGATTCCAGCAGGGTCCGGGGAGAGCGTCGCCGCCGCATGGGACCGAATGTTATCAAAATGGCTTCCGAGAAGCGCTTTCAAACTGGGAGAGCATGGCTATATGGAAGAATATTTTCTATATGGAGACCGGGTTGTCCGCATGAAGCTGTACCTTCCTGTGAGCCGCAGCGCCATTCAGGAAAAGATTGAATTCGTGGAGCGGCCGGCGGTCAGCGTCATTCGTTTTCGGGCGGAGGGAGCCGGCTGTGCCGAAAAGGCGGATGCGGCGGCCATGACATGGCTCGCCCGGGACGTTAACGGGAGCTGTAACAGCTTGGACGTATTCATGAGCTGCGGAACCGGAAGCTGGACTGAGGATCACAAATATGAGCTGTATATCTCCCTTCCGGAAAACAAGGTTCCTGCCGGGAATGACGCGACGCTGCTCTCGCAGCTGGAAGGGGGCCTTTATGCCCGGATGATAAGCGGAGCTTACGGATCTATGACCGGCGTCCTGGAACGGATTTATCGTTTTCTGAATGCGTCTTCCGAATACCGGCCGGATACCGCACGTACCTGGTACACCAGATACGTACCGGCTCGGGACACGGTGCAGCCGGTACAGTCGAATACGTCCTTTGAACGCTCCGTTATCGCGGAGTGTTACGTACCCGTCAGAATGAAGTCATAA
- a CDS encoding VOC family protein → MDKQLQAEDASGRTSPISPIKNKVGSIFVPVRDIEKSRSWYCRVLGVNEDDCPISHGHLCPLPMEGTGVVLDTMPKWGGGRPEGAPAIQTPAFMLMTNNLQGSYDYMKSLGVELETDIMHDHWFVVNDPDGNKLMICREG, encoded by the coding sequence ATGGACAAACAACTGCAAGCGGAAGATGCTTCAGGGCGGACCAGCCCGATCAGCCCGATCAAAAACAAAGTAGGGTCTATTTTTGTCCCGGTACGGGATATTGAAAAGTCGCGCAGCTGGTACTGCCGCGTCCTTGGCGTGAACGAAGACGATTGCCCGATTAGTCACGGCCATTTATGCCCGCTTCCGATGGAAGGGACCGGCGTCGTATTGGATACGATGCCCAAATGGGGAGGCGGCCGGCCGGAAGGCGCGCCGGCGATCCAAACACCGGCATTCATGCTGATGACGAACAATTTGCAGGGCTCATATGATTATATGAAGTCGCTCGGCGTAGAACTGGAAACGGACATTATGCACGATCACTGGTTCGTGGTGAACGACCCGGACGGCAATAAGCTGATGATCTGCCGTGAAGGCTAG
- a CDS encoding alpha/beta fold hydrolase, with the protein MGHVISKDGTTIAYDQLGEGPALILVDGALCYRASGPNGPLAAQLAGRFSVYAYDRRGRGESGDTKPYAVEREVEDIEALIERAGGSAYLYGISSGAALALEAANRLPSVRKLALYEAPFIVDGSRSPVPDFYLEQMNGLVESGRYGDAIKYFMRKGIEIPSIFVAMMQLMPAWPRMKSVAHTLPYDTMLTVSLQQGKPLPAGKWSAVTVPTLVAVGGKSPAWMRNAMQALAETLPNAGLRTISGQTHIVKPAVLAPVLTEFFTP; encoded by the coding sequence ATGGGTCACGTCATCTCAAAGGACGGCACTACCATCGCCTACGATCAGTTGGGTGAAGGACCCGCGCTTATTTTGGTCGACGGTGCGCTCTGTTACCGGGCGTCCGGTCCAAACGGTCCGCTGGCGGCGCAGCTGGCCGGCCGTTTTTCCGTCTACGCGTACGACCGGCGCGGACGGGGGGAAAGCGGAGACACGAAACCGTATGCGGTTGAACGGGAAGTCGAAGATATCGAGGCATTAATCGAGCGGGCCGGCGGATCGGCTTACCTCTATGGCATCTCGTCCGGTGCCGCGTTAGCGCTTGAGGCGGCCAATCGACTTCCGTCCGTCAGGAAATTGGCGCTCTACGAGGCTCCGTTCATTGTCGACGGCAGCCGCTCCCCGGTACCGGACTTCTATTTGGAGCAGATGAACGGGCTTGTCGAATCGGGCCGGTACGGCGATGCGATCAAATATTTCATGCGCAAGGGAATCGAAATCCCTTCGATATTCGTCGCCATGATGCAGCTGATGCCGGCATGGCCCAGAATGAAGTCGGTCGCGCATACGCTTCCTTACGATACGATGCTCACCGTGAGCCTGCAGCAAGGGAAGCCGCTTCCTGCCGGCAAGTGGTCCGCCGTAACCGTACCGACGCTCGTTGCCGTCGGCGGAAAAAGCCCCGCCTGGATGCGAAACGCGATGCAGGCGCTCGCGGAAACGCTGCCGAATGCCGGTCTTCGAACGATAAGCGGTCAGACGCACATTGTAAAACCGGCTGTTCTCGCGCCGGTGCTGACCGAATTTTTTACCCCATAA
- a CDS encoding YdeI/OmpD-associated family protein, whose protein sequence is MKFKSFLKLNGKTATGIPVPEDVIAALGSGKKPAVKITVQGYTYRTTVGSMGGQFMIPVSAEHRQAAGLTAGDEVEVDIELDQEPRELAVPSDFAQALHQDDKARSYFEKLSYSGKRRFILPIEDAKTAETRQRRIDKAVAALREGKTQ, encoded by the coding sequence ATGAAATTCAAGTCTTTTCTCAAGCTCAACGGCAAAACGGCGACCGGCATCCCCGTTCCGGAGGATGTGATCGCAGCGCTCGGTTCGGGCAAGAAGCCGGCGGTTAAAATTACCGTCCAAGGCTATACGTATCGCACGACAGTGGGGTCCATGGGCGGGCAGTTCATGATCCCCGTAAGCGCCGAGCACCGCCAAGCGGCCGGTTTAACCGCAGGCGACGAGGTGGAGGTCGACATCGAGCTCGATCAAGAGCCGCGCGAGCTTGCCGTGCCGTCTGATTTCGCCCAGGCGCTCCATCAGGACGATAAAGCCAGGAGTTACTTTGAAAAATTGTCCTATAGCGGCAAGCGCCGGTTTATTCTCCCGATCGAGGACGCCAAGACGGCGGAAACGCGGCAGCGGCGGATCGATAAAGCGGTCGCGGCTCTGCGGGAAGGTAAAACGCAGTAA
- a CDS encoding DinB family protein, giving the protein MNFNWNEAIEILERTPKTLEGLLAGLSEAWLSCREGDETWNAGEVVDHLIEAEKTNWIPRLEFMLREGEREPFPAFDRFAHLNDDAEMPIERKLEAFSIVRAQNIVKLKALIDDSERHLEWTGLHPALGPVKARELISAWVVHDMTHMAQIIRVMAGRYREDVGAFKNYLSVLKR; this is encoded by the coding sequence GTGAATTTTAATTGGAACGAAGCGATTGAGATTTTGGAGCGCACGCCAAAGACTTTGGAAGGGCTGCTTGCCGGTTTATCGGAAGCATGGCTGTCGTGCAGGGAAGGCGACGAAACATGGAACGCCGGGGAGGTTGTCGATCACCTCATCGAGGCCGAGAAGACGAACTGGATTCCGCGGCTCGAATTTATGCTTCGGGAAGGGGAGCGCGAGCCGTTTCCCGCCTTCGACCGTTTTGCGCACCTGAACGATGACGCCGAAATGCCGATCGAGCGAAAGCTTGAAGCGTTCAGCATCGTCCGTGCGCAAAATATAGTCAAGCTGAAGGCGCTCATCGATGATTCTGAGCGTCATTTGGAATGGACGGGCCTGCACCCAGCGCTGGGACCGGTAAAGGCAAGAGAACTGATCTCGGCATGGGTTGTGCACGATATGACGCATATGGCCCAGATTATTCGGGTGATGGCCGGCAGATACCGCGAGGACGTCGGCGCGTTCAAAAATTATTTGAGCGTACTGAAACGTTAA
- a CDS encoding GNAT family N-acetyltransferase, translating into MAAWTIREANAIDAPAVARVHVDCWRSTYKDLIPADFLQGLSYRSREERWRRRLEHPPDRSTLFVAEDHAGRILGFADGGPERSGDPEYDGELYAIYLLPEHQRKGIGRRLFRSAAAYLAEHRFNAC; encoded by the coding sequence GTGGCGGCTTGGACAATTCGGGAAGCGAACGCAATCGATGCGCCGGCGGTCGCGAGAGTTCATGTGGACTGCTGGCGGTCGACTTACAAAGACTTGATTCCCGCGGACTTCCTTCAAGGGTTATCGTACCGGTCCAGGGAGGAAAGGTGGCGGCGCCGGCTTGAGCATCCGCCCGATCGCAGCACATTATTTGTAGCCGAAGACCATGCGGGGCGCATCCTAGGGTTTGCCGACGGCGGGCCCGAGCGATCGGGAGATCCGGAGTATGATGGAGAGCTGTATGCCATCTATTTGCTTCCGGAGCATCAACGAAAAGGAATCGGCAGACGGCTATTCCGGAGCGCCGCTGCGTATTTGGCGGAGCATCGATTTAACGCATGCTGA
- a CDS encoding zinc-binding dehydrogenase gives MLRETARAAVWTGTGQMEVRQLPIPEAGEGALLLRVDAASVCGTDGHLFPQNPPYSAILGHEVTGTIVQMGKNANRTQHIFGGPVQVGDRVVLYPWITCGKCEGCLTYGSGTCTVCDNAFVYGIPYEKLGLEGVAGISSDVELFPHFKGGFAEYLYVFPGTYMWKLPDDMPSEVAVLLDPLAVAVRAIELAVMSPGVVEESFTTSSSVVVMGAGPVGALTALVARTMGVERVIIVGGRKERLSITRELSDADAVIDIRETTPEERIKQVKDMTGGKGADVVIQCANVPGAFVEGLDMIRRMGTLIEVGNMVNTGSTVAIDPARQICGKHARIIGMSANSAKAFDKAFHLLKRHAKISYDKLYTHVTSLDELERTLHRMSDGNYMKGLLTFGQ, from the coding sequence ATGTTACGGGAAACAGCCAGGGCGGCGGTATGGACCGGAACGGGACAAATGGAGGTCAGGCAGCTGCCGATTCCCGAGGCGGGCGAAGGGGCGCTTCTGCTGCGCGTCGATGCGGCGAGCGTCTGCGGCACGGACGGTCATCTTTTTCCGCAGAATCCGCCTTACAGCGCAATTCTCGGACACGAGGTTACGGGCACGATTGTGCAAATGGGCAAGAATGCGAACCGGACGCAGCATATTTTTGGCGGACCCGTCCAGGTCGGCGACCGGGTCGTGCTGTATCCTTGGATCACGTGCGGAAAATGCGAAGGCTGCCTGACCTACGGATCGGGAACCTGTACGGTCTGCGACAACGCGTTCGTTTATGGTATACCCTACGAGAAGCTGGGACTGGAGGGCGTCGCGGGCATCAGCTCCGATGTCGAGCTGTTTCCTCATTTTAAAGGCGGGTTTGCCGAATATTTGTATGTTTTCCCCGGCACCTATATGTGGAAGCTTCCGGATGATATGCCCTCCGAAGTTGCCGTGCTGCTCGACCCGCTGGCGGTAGCCGTTCGCGCCATCGAGCTTGCCGTTATGAGTCCGGGCGTCGTGGAAGAGAGCTTCACCACAAGCTCGTCCGTTGTGGTGATGGGCGCCGGTCCGGTCGGCGCGTTGACGGCTCTCGTCGCCCGAACGATGGGGGTGGAACGGGTAATTATCGTCGGGGGAAGAAAAGAGCGGCTTTCCATTACCCGGGAATTGTCCGATGCCGATGCGGTCATCGATATTCGGGAAACGACGCCGGAAGAACGGATCAAACAGGTCAAAGACATGACGGGCGGCAAAGGAGCGGATGTCGTCATCCAATGCGCCAACGTTCCCGGCGCTTTTGTCGAGGGGCTGGACATGATCCGGAGAATGGGAACGCTGATCGAAGTCGGCAATATGGTGAATACCGGCTCGACCGTCGCCATCGACCCGGCACGCCAAATTTGCGGCAAGCATGCGCGCATCATCGGAATGAGCGCAAACTCGGCGAAAGCGTTCGACAAAGCCTTTCATTTGCTGAAGCGCCATGCCAAAATCAGTTACGACAAGCTGTATACGCATGTTACGTCCCTTGACGAGCTGGAGCGGACGCTGCATCGCATGAGCGACGGAAATTATATGAAAGGCCTGCTTACCTTCGGACAATGA
- a CDS encoding phosphotransferase enzyme family protein: protein MHKEENERLAGEIAGHLKDRFGITVCDAATAIDKGFLNVKWKMPTDQGLMFVKYYHPERYKLHLHPDRRNKIERTLRFQQEMNASGIPCPRVLSFEGRHLQQTPSGCMYTVMEWVNGRAVEAGHMSAAQMFELGLGAGRMHRWLQSVPLSDSPGWKPDKEAYLRQWRINREQAKAAGDPTVLEWLERSHSIVEPMDFRCFESCRTGWLHWDLWVDNILFNERRLAGIVDFDRMEVAYPEIDLARAVLSGTLRDGELRLEAVRAFMEGYREHAYAPRGTLARAMSMIYLIESIWWLRTEVRKESGLRRLLGRFIEEMHWLEDHWADLPAQLESV from the coding sequence ATGCATAAGGAAGAGAACGAGCGGCTGGCTGGGGAAATCGCCGGTCACCTGAAGGACCGGTTCGGAATAACGGTTTGCGATGCCGCGACCGCCATCGACAAAGGCTTTCTTAACGTGAAATGGAAAATGCCCACCGATCAAGGTCTTATGTTCGTAAAATATTATCACCCGGAGCGATACAAGCTTCATTTGCATCCGGACAGAAGGAATAAGATCGAGAGGACGCTCCGGTTTCAGCAAGAAATGAACGCCTCCGGTATACCGTGCCCCCGGGTATTGTCGTTCGAGGGACGGCATCTTCAGCAAACGCCGTCGGGATGCATGTATACGGTAATGGAGTGGGTGAACGGACGCGCCGTGGAAGCCGGGCATATGAGCGCGGCACAAATGTTCGAGCTTGGTTTGGGAGCCGGACGCATGCATCGGTGGCTCCAATCCGTCCCTCTAAGCGATTCGCCTGGCTGGAAGCCGGATAAGGAAGCTTATTTAAGGCAGTGGAGAATCAATCGGGAACAGGCGAAGGCTGCCGGCGATCCGACCGTTTTGGAATGGCTCGAACGGTCGCATTCCATCGTCGAGCCGATGGATTTCCGGTGCTTTGAATCGTGCAGGACCGGATGGCTGCACTGGGACTTATGGGTGGATAATATATTGTTTAACGAGCGCCGATTGGCCGGTATCGTCGACTTCGACCGGATGGAGGTGGCCTATCCGGAAATCGATCTGGCTCGTGCCGTTCTTTCCGGGACTCTGCGGGACGGCGAACTGCGATTGGAGGCGGTTCGGGCGTTCATGGAAGGATACAGGGAGCACGCATATGCGCCGCGCGGCACATTAGCCCGGGCGATGTCTATGATTTACCTGATCGAATCGATCTGGTGGCTTCGGACGGAGGTCCGCAAGGAGAGCGGGCTTCGCAGACTGCTCGGCCGCTTCATCGAAGAAATGCATTGGCTCGAGGATCACTGGGCCGATCTGCCGGCTCAGCTGGAATCGGTATAA
- a CDS encoding winged helix-turn-helix transcriptional regulator: protein MRDRKSGYGACPNDEGCPVEFTLDVIGGKWKGVLLYHLIEGPIRFNEFRRICPTITQRMLTLQLRELEEDGVVHREVYHQVPPKVEYSLTEFGKTLVPIILKMKEWGDTYKKTTAFSAKMEARPEEA, encoded by the coding sequence TTGCGCGATCGCAAGAGCGGGTACGGTGCCTGTCCGAACGATGAAGGCTGCCCGGTCGAATTTACACTGGACGTGATTGGCGGGAAATGGAAAGGCGTGCTCTTATACCATTTGATTGAAGGGCCGATCCGGTTTAACGAATTTCGCCGCATTTGTCCGACAATTACCCAAAGGATGCTGACGCTGCAGCTAAGAGAACTGGAAGAGGACGGCGTCGTCCACCGCGAAGTGTACCACCAGGTTCCGCCCAAGGTCGAATATTCGCTGACGGAATTCGGCAAGACGCTCGTGCCGATAATTTTAAAAATGAAAGAATGGGGCGACACCTACAAAAAAACGACGGCATTCTCGGCCAAAATGGAAGCACGGCCTGAGGAAGCCTGA
- a CDS encoding formylglycine-generating enzyme family protein, which yields MEKNTTCPCCSASRPVQSGQHTGDVQLTSTAGLHVPAIEGMVELEGGPFLMGTDDLESFPADGEGPVRNVTIKPFRIDRCAVTNEAFSKFVEATGYVTEAERFGWSFVFHLLASDQVRASVKQAVPRTPWWLAVEGAYWKRPEGPDSHLEDRMNHPVVHVSWNDAQAYCRWAGKRLPTEAEWEYAARGGLVQKRYPWGDLLKPDGRHRCNIWQGKFPVRDSASDGYAGTCPVDAFEPNGFGLYNVSGNVWEWCTDWFSPDYHFAGPKVNPSGPPAGQAKVTRGGSYLCHKSYCNRYRVAARSSNTPDSSTGNIGFRCAADV from the coding sequence ATGGAAAAGAATACGACGTGCCCGTGCTGCTCCGCGAGCAGACCGGTTCAATCGGGGCAGCATACCGGGGACGTGCAATTAACGAGTACAGCCGGGCTGCATGTGCCGGCAATCGAAGGAATGGTTGAGCTTGAAGGCGGACCATTTTTGATGGGGACGGATGATCTGGAGAGCTTTCCCGCTGATGGCGAAGGGCCTGTACGAAACGTAACGATCAAACCGTTTCGCATCGATCGCTGCGCCGTTACGAACGAAGCGTTCTCCAAATTCGTGGAGGCGACCGGCTATGTGACGGAGGCCGAACGTTTCGGCTGGTCGTTTGTATTTCATTTGCTGGCATCGGATCAGGTGCGTGCGTCTGTCAAGCAGGCGGTCCCTCGCACTCCATGGTGGCTTGCCGTTGAAGGCGCCTACTGGAAGCGGCCGGAAGGACCCGATTCCCATCTTGAGGACCGGATGAATCATCCCGTGGTTCATGTATCCTGGAATGACGCACAGGCTTACTGCCGGTGGGCGGGCAAAAGGCTGCCTACCGAAGCCGAGTGGGAGTACGCCGCGCGCGGCGGACTCGTTCAGAAGCGTTACCCTTGGGGAGACCTGCTCAAGCCGGACGGCAGACACCGCTGCAACATCTGGCAGGGGAAATTTCCCGTCCGCGACAGCGCGAGTGACGGATATGCGGGCACGTGTCCGGTTGACGCTTTCGAGCCTAACGGGTTCGGCCTGTATAACGTCTCCGGCAATGTGTGGGAGTGGTGTACGGACTGGTTCAGTCCAGACTATCATTTTGCCGGACCGAAGGTGAACCCGTCGGGACCGCCGGCCGGACAGGCCAAAGTTACGCGCGGCGGCTCTTACCTTTGCCATAAATCGTACTGCAACCGTTACCGGGTAGCGGCAAGAAGCTCCAATACTCCCGACAGTTCCACGGGTAATATAGGATTCCGCTGCGCCGCGGATGTCTGA
- a CDS encoding esterase-like activity of phytase family protein: protein MIVIPFGKMITVCAAAGLLFAASAAADSADKPAAAGPVQPVQGQGHFGKTAKPIRVHRFVRHDDVGQLAFIGEQRISNDTQYKGTLVGGLSGIDYNPRTHRWIMISDDRSDHNPARFYTAKLKYDTKSFYSLKLTGVTELKQPDGTVYPNSSQYGTTHQGVVPDLESIRFDPSGKSVWYTSEGDRSLGFNPFIDQASMKGKYLSSYSIPDAVRMDSAAGGSKGFRSNLALEGSSFTPDGQFYFTSMEASLYQDGEISTVDNGSYSRITKYDRDGNIVAQFAYPVDPIPAKPGPGKSADNGVSDMLAINDHQFLMLERSGVQAADGSYTNYIRIYEADLDSATDVKDMDALKTGSFKPAAKRLVLILNSLHLPKLDNIEGISWGAKLKNGHDSLVVISDNNFNDSQVTQLLAFDVLPAAKG, encoded by the coding sequence GTGATTGTCATTCCGTTCGGAAAAATGATTACGGTCTGCGCCGCTGCCGGATTGCTGTTTGCCGCTTCAGCCGCCGCCGATTCAGCCGACAAACCGGCCGCCGCCGGACCGGTTCAACCGGTTCAAGGTCAAGGTCACTTCGGCAAGACTGCCAAGCCCATTCGCGTCCACCGGTTTGTCCGTCATGACGATGTGGGGCAGCTTGCGTTCATCGGTGAACAGCGAATTTCAAACGATACGCAGTACAAAGGAACGCTGGTCGGCGGTCTCTCCGGCATCGATTACAATCCCCGAACGCACCGGTGGATCATGATCAGCGACGACCGTTCGGACCATAACCCCGCCCGTTTTTATACCGCGAAGCTGAAATACGATACGAAGAGCTTCTACTCGCTGAAGCTTACCGGAGTGACGGAATTAAAGCAGCCGGACGGCACCGTATACCCGAACAGCAGCCAGTACGGCACGACGCATCAAGGCGTTGTACCCGATCTGGAGTCGATCCGTTTCGATCCGTCCGGCAAATCGGTCTGGTACACGAGCGAAGGCGACCGCAGCCTCGGATTTAATCCTTTTATTGATCAAGCATCCATGAAAGGGAAATATTTGTCCTCCTACTCCATTCCGGATGCGGTTAGAATGGATTCGGCCGCCGGCGGTTCAAAAGGATTCCGCAGCAATCTCGCACTGGAGGGCAGCAGCTTCACTCCGGACGGGCAATTTTATTTTACGTCCATGGAAGCGTCGCTCTATCAGGACGGAGAGATTTCGACCGTGGATAATGGATCGTATTCGCGCATAACGAAGTATGACCGCGACGGGAACATCGTTGCGCAGTTTGCCTATCCGGTCGATCCCATTCCCGCGAAGCCCGGCCCGGGCAAAAGCGCCGACAACGGCGTGTCCGACATGCTTGCCATTAACGACCATCAATTCCTGATGCTCGAGCGTTCGGGCGTGCAGGCCGCAGACGGCAGTTATACCAATTACATCCGGATTTATGAAGCCGATCTCGATTCGGCGACCGATGTCAAAGACATGGACGCCTTGAAAACGGGATCGTTCAAGCCGGCCGCCAAAAGGCTGGTTCTGATCCTGAATTCGCTCCATTTGCCAAAGCTGGACAACATCGAAGGCATCTCCTGGGGGGCGAAGCTGAAAAACGGGCACGACAGCCTCGTGGTGATATCGGACAACAATTTTAATGATTCGCAGGTCACGCAGCTTCTGGCGTTTGACGTGCTGCCGGCAGCGAAAGGATAA